From the genome of Triticum aestivum cultivar Chinese Spring chromosome 1A, IWGSC CS RefSeq v2.1, whole genome shotgun sequence:
ACCCAAGCGAGCACGGTGGGCAAGAACTCGAGCATCTTGTCGGCGTCGTCCGGCACGACGCCCTTGGCCGCGTCCGCCGCGCGGAACCGCTCCTCCCACCGGGCCAGCAGCGGCGTCCTCGCCGGGTCGATCAGCCGGCGCCCGATGATCTTGTCGATCGCCCCGAACCAGCCGAGGTAGCCgccgagcaccacgtcgacgaatCCGATGGCGTCGCCGCCGAAGAACGCCTTCCCCTTGGAGCATTCCGCGAACGCGCCCTCCAGGGTCTCCAGCGCCGCCACGGCGCGGGACACGGcctccgccctctcctcctccgtgTTGCACGAGAAGAGCATCCCCGTCCACGCCGGCCCGACCTTGTCGTCGACGTACGCCGCCCAGAAGCGCGCCACGGCGCGCTCGTAGGGGTCGGCCGGGAGCACGGACGGGCCGGCCCCGGACCAGACCTCGTCGATGTACTGCACGATGACCTGGGACTCGTTCACGGGGCGGCCGCCGTGGAGGAGGACGGGCACGCTATGGTGCACCGGGTTGGAGCCCAGGAGGAGCGCGCTCTTGCTGCCAAGGCTCTCCTCCACGTACTCGTACGGCAGCGACTTGAGGTTGAGCACCACGCGCACCCTGATGACGAACGGGCTCGTCCACACGCCCAGCAGCTTCAGCTCGCCGTCTCCCGCCATTGGCAAGTCCTGCTGATGTGCGGAGCAACGAACGGTGAGAGCAGGAGACGTGTGTGGCGTTGATGAATGTGGTTGCAGAATGCTCGGGTTGTGGTCTGATTATAAGAGCCAGCCCACGTTGGTTTATACGTCCACGTTGGAGTATACAGGAAGAGTTTGGCAGGTAAACTAGCTGTTTGACGAGAAAACTGGCTGTTTGACTGTACGTGGACGTCTTTGCTGGGCCCGTTCGACGTTGCTACAGAAATGTTTCAAGTTTGTTGACTTTGATTGATGTCGTCAGCACTGACGTGGTACGATACTCAGATGGTAAAATCAAACTGTTGTTTTGTCCTGAGAAAAGTAGCAGCCACCAATATTATATgtaaaaaaaagggggaaaactggCAGTCATACATTTTTTAGGGGCAAAAGTGGCAGCTATACTTCGTAAAGCTTTGCCTATCTTTTCCGGGTATCTTTTTTTTTTTAAAAGAGAGCCATCATGGCGATTTCATTGATCTGGAATTAAAGATACATCATCAGCAAGAGTAGCTCGTATAAAAATTGGGGGTTCCTGCCATTGGAGATTCCCCTCGCTAAACTTCGCTAAACTATGAGCTGCTCTATTTGCTTATCTAGGACAATGAGAGAAAATTACACGAGTAAAGCTACGACACAGGAAAGTACACTATTCGTATATAGCTACCGTCACACCTAGAAAATTACCATCATTCTGCATGATTTCCACAACTTTCATAGTGTCACTTTCAACTAGCAATCACTCTATTTccctttcgcaaaaaaaaaaaacccaCTCTATTTCCGAGCATCTCTTTCGTCTGCCCTTTCACTAGCATTGCATCGAATTAGCCGTTCAACGTTTTGCAAAGAAAAGTCACGGTGAAATGGAACCTTCAGCACAGGAGCACGCACGTTTATTAGGAGAAAACTAGATCCATCATCTGTGAATTTGCTAGCGCATAACAAAAATATCCCTGAACTTGAGAAATACAATAATTCATCAATACTTAACATACGAATTCCACTCAGATTTAACCACCAATTTCCATCACTAAGGGCGACGGCAAGCTAACACTGATTAAGTAGTGATTTGAACCCTAAAAGAAGACCAATTTTAAGCCCTAAATACTGATTTCTTCATATGTCGTTGTCGTCGGTAAACCCAGCTACCCCGAGTCCTGTCGTCATCGTCGCCAACTCGCCATACAAGATCTCGCATGCCATCACATCGTTGATTGCTGCATCGATGGG
Proteins encoded in this window:
- the LOC123049405 gene encoding probable glutathione S-transferase GSTU6; this encodes MAGDGELKLLGVWTSPFVIRVRVVLNLKSLPYEYVEESLGSKSALLLGSNPVHHSVPVLLHGGRPVNESQVIVQYIDEVWSGAGPSVLPADPYERAVARFWAAYVDDKVGPAWTGMLFSCNTEEERAEAVSRAVAALETLEGAFAECSKGKAFFGGDAIGFVDVVLGGYLGWFGAIDKIIGRRLIDPARTPLLARWEERFRAADAAKGVVPDDADKMLEFLPTVLAWVAAKAK